The Raphanus sativus cultivar WK10039 chromosome 6, ASM80110v3, whole genome shotgun sequence sequence AGATACTTTTGCGTTCAAGTTTAGAGAATGCGCATACGCTTATACAGTGGCTGAGTTCAAGTATCTTTATGATGCTTTTCGCAGGAAGTATCCAAGCGCAGCGGTCTATCTTGACAAGAGTgttgaagagaagaaatggGCTAGATGTTACTTTGAAGGAGATAGGTACAATGTTGACACCACCAATTCAGTAGAATCTTTTAATGGTGTTATTAAGAATGCGAGAATGTACACCTTACTGCCAATGTTTGATTTCATCATTGCAAAAATGGCTGAATGGTTTAACAAGTATAGGAAGAAGGCAGCTGAAGTACCGGTCACAGTGAAGCTTGTGCCTATTGTGGAAGACGTAATGTCTATAAGATGTGTTCAAGCAGGGTTTCTCACGGTTGATGAGTTAAACAGCTTCTTTCTTGAGTACAGTGTGCATGATGCTGACGGGAGGGTTTATACAGTCGATATGGCTAGGTACACTTGCAGCTGTGAGCAATTTGATAAAGACAAATACCCATGTGTGCATGCAGTAGCGGCTGCCACATTCATGACTAGTAAGGCAGGAAAGGAAGTCCATCTATCTGAGTATTGCTCTAAGTACTATTTGGTAGAGCAATGGGCTTTGGCTTATCACAGGACAATATATCCTGTTCCTCATATGTCTGATTGGGTTGTACCAGAAGAAGTTAGAGCAAAGAAAATACTTCCTCCGGATTTTGAAGTCAAGAAAGGAAAACCACAACAAACAAGGTTTCCATCTGTAGGAGAATCTCGtggaagaggaaaaagaggCAGGGGAGGTGGTAGAGGGAGTGGCAGAGGGAGAGCCAGAGGCACGGGTAGAGCCAGAGGAGAAGGTCTTGCAGCGTATTTATGTGGAAGTGGTTCCAGTTCAggtgtttgattattttatctatcttattaaaacagaaacattataacttcttctaggtggatttttaagttggacatcacattattattcttagtct is a genomic window containing:
- the LOC130495718 gene encoding protein FAR1-RELATED SEQUENCE 4-like, which codes for MRKVLIVDGTHLKNVYGGVLLVATAQDPDHHHYPIAFGVADGENDESWTWFMEQLKLAITDVPGLVFLSDRNRSLIKAVRLVLPEAEHGYCIWHLSQNVKGHVHNNKDTFAFKFRECAYAYTVAEFKYLYDAFRRKYPSAAVYLDKSVEEKKWARCYFEGDRYNVDTTNSVESFNGVIKNARMYTLLPMFDFIIAKMAEWFNKYRKKAAEVPVTVKLVPIVEDVMSIRCVQAGFLTVDELNSFFLEYSVHDADGRVYTVDMARYTCSCEQFDKDKYPCVHAVAAATFMTSKAGKEVHLSEYCSKYYLVEQWALAYHRTIYPVPHMSDWVVPEEVRAKKILPPDFEVKKGKPQQTRFPSVGESRGRGKRGRGGGRGSGRGRARGTGRARGEGLAAYLCGSGSSSGV